In the genome of Juglans microcarpa x Juglans regia isolate MS1-56 chromosome 6S, Jm3101_v1.0, whole genome shotgun sequence, the window CCAACATGCAACATGGtttgatattttcttaaaatatgctTCCACTGCTTTATTTTCTTGTGCTGAGTAGTATCTTTTTATTGTACTGCCTTGTATCTAATTTTTTGTGCTTATTGTGCTGCCTTGTATCTATTGTTTGATTCTTAAAGGATGGGCAGTCCATCTGAGGAGGATCCCTTCTTCACCACTCTCTTACAAAGTGGAGGAGAAGGTTGCACTCCAACCTATGAGCAATATTCTAGTGTTATGATCCAAACAACTCCTCTTCACGGTGAAAAGAGGCCTCCTCCAAAAAAAGTTCAGAGAGGTGCATCTTTCACTGTTGAGGAGGATAACTTACTTGTATCCGGTTGGCTCAACATTAGCATTGATGCCATACGGGGTACCGATCAAAAATCCACACAAATGTGGGACAGAATTTCTGAGTTTTATCACGagtataaaaaaccaaatactgCAAATCGTTCGATAGGGTCATTGATCAATCGTTGGTCCATGATCCAGAAATGCACAAACAAGTTTTGTGCATTTCTAGCGCAAGTAGAATCATTGCACCCAAGTGGTGCAACCGAGCACGACAAGGTATGTaccattttcctttaaataatgtatttttttatcgattatttatttttttgacaatatTCCTTCAATTTTTCAGATTGAAAAAGCTAAAATAATGTACAAAGAGATAGAGAAGGGGAATTTCACAGTGGAGCATTGTTGGTGTCAATTGAGACACCAACCCAA includes:
- the LOC121236669 gene encoding glutathione S-transferase T3-like: MGSPSEEDPFFTTLLQSGGEGCTPTYEQYSSVMIQTTPLHGEKRPPPKKVQRGASFTVEEDNLLVSGWLNISIDAIRGTDQKSTQMWDRISEFYHEYKKPNTANRSIGSLINRWSMIQKCTNKFCAFLAQVESLHPSGATEHDKIEKAKIMYKEIEKGNFTVEHCWCQLRHQPKWQQHMNNLNTRRKPPDKRPANEQSFEVPDDVVEENVERPPGKKLEKDNLRKRKAQEACDVDFNSALEKMTADRRLFMGERRAWVTKADEVKGAQLELDKRKFEAEIMSKDLSNMTVMQQAYFLNIQKKIYEDSLNNSEGTFDTSPSIPHGGV